One window of the Cryptomeria japonica unplaced genomic scaffold, Sugi_1.0 HiC_scaffold_1542, whole genome shotgun sequence genome contains the following:
- the LOC131873352 gene encoding uncharacterized protein LOC131873352 has product MLLLLSLFSLLTILASISANEIKTDTASEQDFEELGLHYGKYLKEVVAALDKDQKFTETIKNMDAADIKSGKVAEQLKHVHEDVRKKLSELKYLEIKRLRDLATRKNEMEQYGETYHGTDKRKWRTLGASLSQLPEHLGSHGTHFDANDLHKLMVSATNDLEKIDKQRQEDLKTYEMEKEWQFQERIKMMNETEKQEAVKLRDQLKQKHDDHPKVHEPGSKQHFEDVWEKKDNLPKGEFNPRTFFALHDTNSDNYWDQSEVRQLLVTEINKLYDPNNPEDDPNEMEEEYERMREHIYKEIDTDRDGLISLQEFLDYSKKPEFKNDHGWEDVSKKEAYTKQDYEDYMKNREKMLRNTHGHYDPSYYANQPNNLHLPDWGYAMACWR; this is encoded by the coding sequence ATGTTGTTATTATTATCCCTTTTTTCATTATTAACCATCTTGGCCTCTATTTCGGCCAATGAAATCAAGACAGATACAGCAAGTGAGCAGGATTTTGAAGAGTTGGGTCTTCATTATGGAAAGTATTTAAAGGAGGTTGTTGCAGCACTTGATAAGGATCAAAAGTTCACTGAAACAATAAAAAATATGGATGCCGCTGATATTAAATCAGGTAAAGTGGCCGAACAATTAAAGCACGTTCATGAAGATGTTAGAAAAAAACTAAGCGAACTCAAATATTTAGAGATCAAACGGCTCAGGGATCTTGCAACTAGAAAAAATGAGATGGAACAGTATGGCGAAACTTATCATGGTACAgataaaagaaaatggagaacaCTAGGAGCTTCACTAAGCCAGTTACCAGAGCATCTTGGATCTCATGGAACTCATTTCGATGCAAACGATCTCCATAAGCTGATGGTATCAGCTACCAATGACCTTGAAAAAATTGATAAGCAGCGTCAAGAGGATCTGAAGACTTATGAGATGGAAAAAGAGTGGCAATTTCAGGAGCGTATCAAGATGATGAATGAAACAGAGAAACAAGAGGCTGTCAAATTGAGAGATCAATTGAAACAGAAGCACGATGATCATCCTAAAGTCCACGAGCCAGGATCAAAGCAACATTTTGAAGATGTTTGGgaaaagaaagataacttgccAAAGGGCGAGTTTAATCCAAGAACATTTTTCGCCTTGCATGATACCAATTCTGACAATTATTGGGACCAAAGCGAGGTTAGACAATTGTTAGTCACAGAGATAAACAAATTGTACGATCCAAACAACCCTGAAGACGATCCAAACGAAATGGAGGAAGAGTACGAAAGGATGCGTGAACACATCTACAAAGAAATTGATACTGATAGAGATGGATTAATTAGTTTACAAGAGTTTCTTGATTACAGTAAAAAACCTGAATTCAAAAACGATCATGGTTGGGAGGATGTTAGCAAAAAGGAGGCATATACAAAGCAAGATTATGAGGATTATATGAAGAATAGGGAAAAGATGCTTCGCAACACGCATGGTCACTATGACCCATCTTACTACGCCAATCAGCCGAATAATCTTCATTTGCCTGATTGGGGCTACGCTATGGCCTGCTGGCGCTAA